The window catagttgacttgtactttcagttccgttgagtcgcgcgttgatagttggttcatgtcccggtccggtttttcgaacgtccttttgtacgatttaatatcttgtactttgcgttttgcgacttgtactcttgtaatttttagacgtttctcaccaataatttgaaccacttggattgtactttgtactttttagctttttggtcatttgcgtcttcaaatcgtcgaatctgtcttttgtcttcaccttttattatttaaacaaatatcacttggaaatagaacaattgcaactaaaagcttgtctttcttgaaggataatgctatgaaatatatattcgtttttagcattatcaatgtgtaatattattttattatttagttaagaccagtttgtgacaacggtcacagaacaggttcgtttatttaatttggactccgttagggcagtcaaattaagtacgaaatatattagataactggtaaatacccgtgtgtcatggggtattgtgttttaacataaTTAAGTGTATAGTGCAGCTCTTTTTCTCTCAATTCTCTATCTCTCTAGAATTTTCTCCTAAACACTCCGTACACTCTCATCTCATTCCCTCAAACCCTAGATTTCcaatttgtgttctagagctcaaatcatttataTCATCTTGTTCCTTACGATTTACCGAgtcttttgaggtaagaatcatagtgtatcaagctttaatctttgtgaaattgaggtttttgtgtcaagtttgttaaaagtaaaaattgggtcaaaatggttgattttgatgttgttagtgtcaaaatcttgtgagtttgtgtttattgatgtttagtgtagtcgatttggtcagttttgaggtaagaaacgagctctagagcaagaaatgaCGAATTTCAGGTTAAACtcgtagctgtgttcatcttcttcatcagatgaacacactcggccgagtgtctcttgacactcgatCGGCATAgacgatcgaccggttgagtgacacactcgaccgagtgtgtctgagttcTGATCAGATGCTTTATTTTACTCAGTCGACCGAGTGAGAGGACACACGACCGTGTGTGTGTGGACACAAtcgaccgactgtgtgagtcagtcggccgagtgtctttgtgggcggaatattttactaagtgttgatgtctagccgttatgctgctcgCGTGACTTATAATAAtcatgatgtaaattctgaaaatgcataagtgttaggtggacttttagtggcgctttttgtgactgatttctgtactgtgttgttttATGCTAACGAACAGAaattaacttgatttgccttatgttcaggtgataaggataaggaagccgctcagtgatagattatctgagttagttgttggtattcggtgagtgggtctatctccggatagagtattaagtagctgaaatgctacttgttcagactctttatattatgtttatgttcagtatgattaccatgcgtagttagatattgccatgctagttagaatGATTTCATGGttgtttatctgtgatcttatatgcgcactgttagttggatacCAACCGAGGTGGCAAGGTTGAGAACCCATCGAggtggcaaggtagggttgatgtgaggtcgatcgtggtagcctggtcgggtcatgatgttattgattattcagtatagcatagaaggaagcatgtgttgcgtctggacggttatgcagtggaatcagtaaagcagactatcggtagactatagcttgatcaactaagtcgtgtgctcgtacatgccgccgatcctcatattgtcagttgttgtatgctagttcaggatgttagcatagttgtgaccccttgcatgttcagttgcttatgcttggtctattagatagtatccattcacttagcagttgtgctaattcccccacattttcaccccttgcaggttcaggtactgctggttaggacgggtgttgcggacgggttgagacatgtttgactatgcgttgactctgatgttttctaatttaattatgttttcacgtaacaccgttgTTGTATAAAGTTGGTTTGTAAACAATGTTATGTAAACATTAACTAAGGTTAATTTGGTAACTAAATATTTACTTCCGTTgtgtttaaaaaaataataaaaattcgggcgttacaacttggtatcagagcaaggtttagcagcaagtacgtgcgcatatttgttcctaaaccctgagttaagtcaaacatgtccgtgggaTGGGAGCTAAGTGAATGTAAGATATTGTGCATGTGAGTGTTTAGgaaactaacagttatccactaagcttttgtgcgagtgttttgtagcacataTGGCAGATAACAGGGATGCGAacgctacaaacccgatccaccccaaaacgttcagtgctccagatgtggaggatgaggcGGTAGTTTATGAGGCTGATTATAtgcatgagcttgaaagtaagCCTAAGGAAGCTCAGGATAAGATTAatgagcttgagttagctagacattcgggtaatgaggatacaccactGGGTTTTGCTACTGCTCAAACGAATACCGTACCACAGATAAACCAGAACCAGTATCAATAATCCTTCCAGAATCAAGTCCCTCAATACATCACACCACCACAAATTAACTACCAGTACTCAAACCCAATGATGGTGAACCAAGTTCAGCCACCTATATATCAACAACCATTTCCacaacagcaattccaacaacaataccagccaCCAAAGAGATGCACTTTTAAACAATCCAGAGATTTTGGACCGTCTCCATTTTCGGGAAGTCCTGACCCAACtgtgactctcaattggttacgggaGGTTGAAAAGGCATTTGAGGCTTGTCAGTGTAAGCCAGAACTAAAGGTGACTTATGCAAGCAGGTTATTGAAAGATAGagcaatggtgtggtgggattctgtgatagctAGTGTTCCACCAGAGCAAGTTAGAATGATCACCCGGGAGCAGTTTTACGCAAAAGTATGTGAGCAGTATTGCAATGTGTTTGACATGAACAGAATTAAGATGGAGTTCCTTGAAATGCGGATGacgcagatgtcaattgatgaagtAATTGAGAAGTATATGGACAAGTTAAGGTTTATGCAACAGTGGGTGCCGGATGAACAATCTCGAATTCAGCATTTTGTGAACATGATCTTTCCAGAGTACAGGACCTTTGTGAGGTCAGCACCGACGTTGTCTCAATCTTTTGTAATGgcaaagatggtggaaagtgatgtaagAGCAGCTAGAGGAATGATCTGGGGAAACATTGCACCGCAGGGTAATCAGGCTACCAGTTAATTCATTTCGAAGTCTAAGAAATTgtttgggtttagacaaaagggtaaggGTAACCAAGGTGGTTCAGGTTCAGGTTCTAGAAAGAAAGAATGGTGTAAGGGATGTAAGTCTTCTCATAGTGGGCAGTGTTCAGAGGTGATGAGAAggtgtttaagatgtggtatggtaggtcattAATATCAGGGGTGTTCCTTCATGGAGAATGTATGCTGGAGTTGTCATCAGCCGGGTCATCGCTCAGCAAGTTGTCAGGCATCTAAGGGATCAAGTTccagggcagggtcaggggcgcgtttggCATCTttcgggggttccacagcctcaagtGGACAGAAGTGAAATAACCCGCCGACTGCAGAAGTCAGGacctttcagatgacagttgaggccgcaactaataatgatgacatcataactggtatgttcttgatcaactcaatacaggctagagtattgtttgattcgggtgcaaataggacgtttatgtctatagatttatgtactaagttagggttacctgctactgtgctgcaTGAACCTGTTAGAGTAGCGGTAGCTGATGTAAGACGGTTCTAGTTacaacgtatgtgtctggagctagtatagaaattgatggtagaccgtttgctatgtcctgtttagtgttgcctatccctagttttgatgcagtgttagggatgaactggatgagcctacataaggcccacattaagtgtgacaagaagattgtgaccttccgtttgaccgatggaaccccTATTGTGGCCTgaggggaacgaagtgggttcagttttccattgatttcTATAATGAAGGCAAAGAAGTCACTTTCGAaggggtgtgagtcttttatggcttatgttattgatgctaagatagagaagagatATGTTACTGATATTCCGGTGGTTTCGGAATTTCCTGATGTGTTTCCTGATGAATTACCGGGgttgccgccggtaagagaagtagagtaaaagattgagttggttcctggaacaactccagtagctaaggctccttataggctAGCACCTTCTaaaatcagagagatgatgtctcagatacaagaattgttagacagagggtttataagacTGAGTTCTTCGTCGTGGGGTGCaccggtgttgtttgtaaagaagaaagatggttcgttaagaatgtgtatagattatcgagaattgaataagagaaCGGTTAAGAATAAGTATCTGTTGCCTAGAATCAATGATCTGTTTGACCAGCTTCAGGGTGTGTCGTA of the Rutidosis leptorrhynchoides isolate AG116_Rl617_1_P2 chromosome 5, CSIRO_AGI_Rlap_v1, whole genome shotgun sequence genome contains:
- the LOC139849581 gene encoding uncharacterized protein, whose protein sequence is MVNQVQPPIYQQPFPQQQFQQQYQPPKRCTFKQSRDFGPSPFSGSPDPTVTLNWLREVEKAFEACQCKPELKVTYASRLLKDRAMVWWDSVIASVPPEQVRMITREQFYAKVCEQYCNVFDMNRIKMEFLEMRMTQMSIDEVIEKYMDKLRFMQQWVPDEQSRIQHFVNMIFPEYRTFVRSAPTLSQSFVMAKMVESDVRAARGMIWGNIAPQGNQATS